In Miscanthus floridulus cultivar M001 chromosome 8, ASM1932011v1, whole genome shotgun sequence, the sequence GCATCTACAAACAATAGACAATAGTGCACATAATATGGTCATTATTTTGTATACCTGGCTGGATACCCTTGCAATATATTATCAGTATAGCTATGGTATGGTGAAGCCTTTACACAGTACGTTCATGGTAGTTTAGCCATCTTAGCATGCATAGACAATAATAAATCAAaaatatatgctcactgtttgtCTGTCATTTGAAACAGCTTGGTCTTATATGTGGCCACTCTGAACTGCTTCCGTGCTGCAAGTTTGCAAGTCAACATTATTCAGCTATTGATCGGTAGCATTGCCCGCACCACAAAGCAAAACCAACGGATATTTATGTAAATGCATACTGAAGCTGCAAAGTAGCACCTGAGGTGTACATAAGCAGCACATAGGAATAGTTAGATGAGTGCAAGGCGCCGAACTGACGCAAAATTAGCAAGCAGAGCCCTTTGCACATTTCATCGAGCACTTAAAGGGCACAGTACACCAAGAGAAAAGGAAACAGCAGATGGGGAGCTCACGGTGGTCAGGGATGAAGGAGAAGCAATCGAAGACACACCTACAGCCCATAtacagggatgaaaacggatcggatacgaacggatatcactcatattatatttgttttcatatttctgttcggattcggattcggacacggatagcgttcggatacatatacgaatacggattgactcggttacggatacgaataatgagtatcgaatacggtatgaatcggattcggagaaggtcggatacaaatatctattcggatattgagtaaaagcagcatatatatatatatatatcatacgtgcgcaaaccattacaccactctatgagtccataatccatctagattaagccgaaagactaaagagtaaagcaacaaataagataaagatacagatacatcatacatcaaacatcatacaagcaccaatcttcgcggcatgagtagaaatagccaagctcatggcttcatgggtctcatggagtcatggtcatggattcaagatctacaatccttatataggccatttttttcatttgagaaagtttgaacaaaatgtagttcaaatttcacaagtgtgtgacatagttttagaaagtctgtatgagattcaagaatttgtgactagtgtttgataaaactttctcaaatgggaaaatgagttatgtaacaattgtagatcttgctgagatgatcaaacttggtattcagagttttttcatctgaggtcatttagtgtctcatttgagcaagtttgaccaagtcaaatttggtcaaatgaaaaaacaacactttgactctagtattatgaactctaaatgacttcaaattgaaaagttttgaataccaagtttgttcaactcatcaagatctacaattgttgttttggtcaacttttcatttgagatagtttgaacggttcaaatttgtgatttttaaatttcgatgcttacaaactagttttcggaaccctagattgtctcaaattgaaaagttttgaataccaagtttgttcagatcatcaagatctacaatccttatacaggctattttttcatttgagaaagtttgaacaaaatgtagttcaaaatttacaagtgtgtgacatagtttcagaaagtctatatgagattcaagaatttgtgactagtgtttgataaaactttctcaaatgggaaaatgagctatgtaacaattgtatatcttgctgagacgatcaaacttggtattcagagttttttcatctgaggtcatttagtatctcatttgagcaagtttgaccaagtcaaatttggtcaaatgaaaaaacaacactttgactctagtattatgaactctaaatgacttcaaattgaaaagttttgaataccaagtttgttcaattCATCAAGATCTAccattgttgttttggtcaactttccatttgagatagtttggacggttcaaatttatgatttttaaatttcgacgtttacaaactagttttcggaaccctagattgtctcaaattgaaaagttttgaataccaagtttgttcagctcatcaagatctacaatccttatataggctattttttcatttgagaaagtttgaacaaaatatagttcaaatttcacaagtgtgtgagatagtttcagacagtctatatgagattcaagaatttatgactagtgtttgataaaactttctcaaataggaaaatgagctatgtaacaattgtatatcttgctgagacgattaaacttggtattcagaggtttttcatctaaggtcatttagtatctcatttgagcaagtttgaccaagtcaaatttggtcaaatgaaaaaacaacactttgactctagtattatgaattctaaatgacttcaaattgaaaagttttgaatacaaagtttgttcaactcatcaagatatacaattgttgttttggtcaactttccatttgagatagtttggacggttcaaatttatgatttttaaatttcgacatttacaaactagttttcgaaaccctagattgtctcaaattgaaaagttttgaataccaaatttgttcatctcatcaagatctacaatctttatataggccatttttcatttgagaaagtttgaataaaatgtagttcaaatttcacaagtgtgtgacatagtttcagaaagtctatatgagaaagaatttgtgactagtgtttgataaaactttctcaaatgagaaaatgagctatgtaacaattgtagatcttgctgagatgatcaaacttggtattcagaattttttcatctgaggtcatttagtgtctcatttgagcaagtttaaccaagtcaaatttggtcaaatgaaaaaacaacactttgactctagtattatgaactctaaatgacttcaaattgaatagttttgaataccaagtttgttcaactcatcaagatctacaattgttgttttggtcaactttccatttgagatagtttggatggttcaaatttgtgatttttaaattttgacgcctataaactagttttccatttgagaaagtttggacggtttaaattttgaagcactaaatgatttcaaacgaaaaagttgtaaacaacaaagtttcataactttttgagatctacaatttttattttgatcatttctccatccaaggtcgtttgaataatatccggataatatccgtttttaaatatccggatatatccgatacttaaccggattatccgatatccgccggatatcgatgatattacattcgtatttgatatccgcctaagatatccattttagtatccgtatccgaaaaaaattacagatatccgagtaactatccagataagtgttcatatttgttcggtcgaacggacggtcgaataaatatccgtagAGATTGAAGCGCAATAGAGAGAGAAAATGGCAGTTTACCTCGCCGCGGCAGATCGGGGCTCCGGTGCCATCCGCGTCGTGTGGGGACGCGCTCGCTCGGGCGGCCTTCCTTGCTCCGGCCGGGAGACCCGCGCCCGCGCAGGCCGCAGGTGGCCTGGTGGTAGGCGCGACGGCGGCTCAGCACCGGGTCAGGCGCTCTGGTGCGGGAGCAGCCCTGGGGTGGACACGATGGCGAGCGGAGTCAGTGCGGGAGGTAGAGGGaggcgagagggagagaggaagggaggagcTTGGCGGCGGGGGAAGCGCAACGAGGCGCCGGGGCCTGCCTGTCGCCTGCGTCCGACCGGAGCGGCGGCCCTGTTTTCCCTGACAGCGTGTGGGGCTGGGTAGATGAGGCTGGAACTTCGCGGAAGGTTCCATGGAGGAGGTGCTCTGCTGGGCGTTGATTGGGAATCGAAGGGATAGGAGAAGAAAATCCCCAGTCGTCGGCGATCCACATCCACCCTAACCCCGATCATGGCCGGCCGATGGTGGCGCGGCAAGATCGACGGCGACGGAGACGGCGCTAGCGCGAACCTATCCGACGGCTTTGCGGGTGGGCATGGCTCGCAACAGACGCGTGATTCTACGATTCATGTACGGATACTACGAGGAGGCGCTCGACGCGCTGCCGCTGGAGCGCATACCAGCGCTTGGCCCGCGCCTCCTTGACGCCGGCGTCTGCTTCGGCTTGGGGGACCCCGTCACCAACATCATCGCCAACACCCTCTGCTTCATCTCCGACGAGAGCGTCGAGCCGGTGCCCGTGCCCGACGTCGCCGTCGCcgggaagcggaagcggaagcCCTCGCGGTCGCGGGACGCAAGGGCGCGGGTCGAGATCCTCTCCAAGATTGTCGTCGGCGACGTCCCCTCTCCTCCGGAGGCACGGACCATCGCGGAGCGCTCTCTAGAAGGCCTTGTCACTCTCCTGACATCGTATTACCGCTACCTTCCCAGTGGGATGCGCTGTGGTACCTCTGCTTGTCCCGAGCCGATCTCCTCGTCGCCGTCCACCTGATCGACCTGATCGAGCTAGATCGCTGCCAGCGTCGCAAGGACAAATTCTGCATCCACTCACTTGCCGTCAGGAAGGCTCTCAAATGCGCTGCTCTGTCAGCGAGGCTGCCCAGTCCTGATGCGTTCCTCACCGGCTCGGCTGCGCTAGTGTCTCACCTCACCCAAATTGTGTCGAGAAAATTGGAATTAGGTGGGCTTCGCCCAAATGTCACTTCGTGGGCTGCGCTGTAATGCTCTTATAAAATAAATTCAACACGTTATAATaccattttaaaatttaaatccaCTTTTAATATTTTTCACTCAAAATTTTAGCCTAAACTGATTATTTTGCCCCTGAGCTCATTAACCCCTGCCCCCCTCTCGATCACACGGTCACGACAAAGAACAGTCCCTCTAGAAACCTGACCGACGCTACGAACAGAAAGGAGAAGGGAGCTCGAACGCAAGAACAGAAAACTGGCGGCCACAAAATCGACGAAAAACTGGACCAAATCAAAACAAATCGCGACCAAACTTTTCACAGGCCATCACAAGGGAGTTGGTGAGCATACTCTAAGAGATCATCGCCCAATTTCAACCCAAACTTCGGAAAAATTAGATCACGGTCAAGAACACGAAAAACTCCCCAAAAACGAAATTCGTTCAATTTCTTCGTACTCGACTCGATTCAATCAAATTGACTTAAGGGGTAGCATCAACTCATGTCATAGCACGAATCTGAGCAAAAAAGAACGAACTAAATCAGTCTCAAAATGAAGAATCGAAGCAAGAACGGGGGAGGGAAAAACTAAGAAAAAAAGCTGCAAAAATAAAATCACAGACACAATCCCTTGAATCCCACAGAGAGGTGTTAATTTGATCTCATCAATGGAGACTTTTTCATCTTTGAGGTAAGTAGTGTCATTGCCAATCGGTGTCGTCCTTTCCCAGAGAAGGCAAACATTGAAACAACAGGCATTCTAGGCTAAACCCTAGAACACGAATTGAAGTCATCGAAGGGAAGAATCAGAGAGGCAAAAGCAAAATCCCAAAATACAAGAGAAAACAGGAGCACCTGAGACTGCTCTGTGCCAACCGCGACACCGCCGAGACCCACCGGCACCGGGCACGAGCACCATGAGTGGCCACAGCAGGAGAGAGGGATAGGGGGAAAGATGAGGACGACTGGCCTGCAAGGCCATGCCTCTACCCTGCCCTGCGCCGGCCACGCGCACGGCCCAGTGGTAGATTGAgacggagggagagggagaggggaggggggcGCCCGCGCTAAGCCACCGCCACCGCGGCGCGCCACCTCGCCGGAGGACGGCCAGCGCGGCGGGCCCGTACGGTGCGCCTGCACACCGGGAgagggggggagagagagaggcggcGCGACAGAGCCGCGCCACGCCGAGCCGGGCTCGCCCGCCGCCGGGGCCCACGGCCACGCGCAGCGCAGGGAGGTCGCCGCGTTCGGGGCCCACCGCAGCGCCGCCACctcgggagagagagggagagggagagaggaaggggaggcgacGGGAGCGAGAGAACGAGAAGGGGAGAGATGAGAGGGCAGGGGTCAATGAGCTCAGGGGCAAAATGGTCAGTTCAGGCTAAAATTTTGGGTGAAAAATATTAAAAGTGGACTTAAATCTCAAAATGCCATTATAACGTGTTGGACTCATTTCATAAGGGCATTTCAGCGAAGCCCACAAACTTGATGGCATTTGGACGAAGCCCACCTGCCGTGAGGGCAAAATTCTAATTTTCTCAATTGTGTCCACAGAATGTAGCATCTCGTTCAAGACGTGGCCAAGATGTGTGGACTGCTGGAGAAGCCACTCAGGATGAAGAAGTCCAAGGATCATATGGATCTTGCTGCTATGCGGTATCATTAGTATGAGATGAAGGTTTCACCCATGCCGATACAATCaatgcgaggccttcttcttgaCAGAATCCATTTTGTATATCTCAAAGCAATTTCTGCTTTGCCAATTGAAGATTTCTGGAGTCGGCACCACCATGGCCTCCTCAAGGCCGGTTACTGTTAT encodes:
- the LOC136471185 gene encoding uncharacterized protein, whose protein sequence is MARNRRVILRFMYGYYEEALDALPLERIPALGPRLLDAGVCFGLGDPVTNIIANTLCFISDESVEPVPVPDVAVAGKRKRKPSRSRDARARVEILSKIVVGDVPSPPEARTIAERSLEGLVTLLTSYYRYLPSGMRCGTSACPEPISSSPST